Below is a genomic region from Bacteroidota bacterium.
GGATAAAGCTATGGCGAATGAAAAGCCTTTGATACTAATTACGAATGATGACGGTATTACCGCACCCGGTATTAGGAATCTGATTTCGGTAATGAATGAATTAGGAGATGTTTGGGTAGTAGCACCCGACAAAGGACAATCAGGAATGGGACATGCCATAACTGTAAATTCTACTTTACATGTCGACGAAATTAATATTGATGATGGTCCACAGAAAGAATTTAGCTGCAGTGGTACTCCTGCCGATTGTGTAAAACTGGCTATAAGTGAGTTGCTGCCAAAAAAACCGGATTTATGTGTTTCCGGGATAAATCACGGTTCAAATTCGGCCATTAATGTAATATATTCAGGTACTATGTCGGCGGCGATAGAAGCAGGTATGGAAGGTATACCGGCTATAGGCTTTTCACTTTTAGATTATTCTCTGGGAGCAAATTTTGAGCACAGTAAACCTTTTGTAAAGAGAATAGCTGAGAATACGTTGAATAATGGAGTTCCGCAGGGAGTTATTTTGAATGTAAATATTCCTAATCTGACATTAGAAGAAATTAAAGGGGTAAAAGTATGTCGACAGGCAAAAGCTACCTGGGAAGAGGAGTTTGATCGCAGAATTGATCCCAGAGGCAGAACCTACTTCTGGCTTACCGGAAAATTTGTGAATCTTGATAAAGGAGAAGATACTGATGAATGGGCTCTTGAAAATGGATATATTTCCATAGTGCCGGTACAGTACGATTTAACAGCACATTTTGCTATTCAACGACTTAATGCATGGAATAATGAAGGATAAAATACAACTTTTATATGGGGCAATTGCCGGACTTGTAACTCCCCCGATAGCATTTGCCATCTGGATATTTTCTTTTACTGATTACGACTTGTCACAAGCTTTAGATCTGGTTGAAAAAGGTAGCTTATACAGTGAAGTGTTGAGCTTATCGGCTGTTTCTAACATGCTTGTGTTTTATCTTTTTATAAATAAGAAAAATTACTCAGCAGCACGTGGAGTTCTATTAATTACAATATTTTTGTCGTTTATTGTTATAGCTACTAAGTTGTTTTAACAGGACATAAATTATAATAAAGAATGAAATATTATATAATAGCAGGAGAAGCTTCCGGCGATTTGCATGGAGCCAATTTGATGAAGGCTTTAAAGGAGGAGGATAATCAGTCCGAATTTAGGTTTTGGGGAGGAGATTTAATGGCTGCCAACGGTGGAGAATTAATAAAACATTATCGCGACCTTGCTTTTATGGGATTTGCGGAGGTGCTGATGAATATAAGAACCATTTTGGGTAATATTTCATTCTGTAAAAAAGATATTCTCGAATACAAACCCGATGCAATAATTTTGATTGATTATCCAGGGTTTAATTTACGGATTGCAAAATTTGCAAAGCGTAATGGAATAAAGGTTTTTTATTATATATCGCCTCAAATATGGGCTTGGAAAGAAGCAAGGATAACCGAAATAAAGAATAATGTTGATAAGATGTTTGTGATTCTTCCTTTCGAAAAAGACTTCTATAAAAAACATGATTATGAGGTAGATTTCGTCGGGCATCCGTTGATTGATGCAATAGATTCAAGAAAAGCAATTGAAGACAGAAAATTCAAGGAAGAATATAATATTGATAACAGACCGGTTATTGCTATTTTGCCGGGAAGCAGAAAGCAGGAGATAACTAAGTCGTTGCCAATAATGCTAAGTGTTAAGGATAATTTCAAAGATTATCAGTTTGTAATTGCCGGGGCACCATCGCAGGAATATTCGTTTTATGAGAAGTTTATTAAAGATGATCAGGTTAAGTTTATAAGCAACCGCACATACGATCTGTTGCAGGTGTCAGAAGCAGCGCTAGTTACATCGGGAACAGCTACGCTGGAAGCAGCATTGTTTAAGGTGCCTGAAATTGTCTGTTATAAGGCTAATTTTATTTCATATCATATCGGTAAAAAGTTGGTTAAAATCGACTATATTTCGCTTGTAAATCTGATTATGGGTTCTGAAGTTGTTACGGAGTTGATACAGGAAGATTTTAATTCAAATCGTCTTTCTCTGGAATTGAAAAATATATTGGAAGGAGAAGGAAGAAAGAAAATGCTTGACAACTTTGATAAACTAATTTCAATCCTCGGGGGAGCCGGAGCATCGAAAAATACAGCCCGGTTGATGTATAAGTATTTGCACGAAATACCTAAAAGGAATTAGAGTTACAGCAATTTACAACGGATGGAATGCCTGTCTGAATTATACTGACAGAAAGGCAAATGAGCAAAACATAAAATAATTAACACGTGAATAGATTTTTGATATCAATATTTTTTCTATTATTCACTATAACTTATTCTAATGCTGATATTGTAGAGAATATTAAGGTGAGGTTGTTTTCTACCTACAATGGTAATAAAGCAATTATAAGCGTAGCTAAAGGAGATTATTTTCTTTTGGCAAACGATGTTAAAGGAAAATTGATCGATACAATTGCAAAAGTAAGTTCATTAGATAAAGAAAGTAATACAGTATATTTTAGCTTGAAGTCAGGAAAAATATCATTGCTACATGATAATAGGAATTTAGGTAGTTTCGATAAGGTTTATTTCGTTGCCGTACAAGACACAAGTTCATTTGTTATCAGATATGAATCTCAAAAAGAACGGTTTTACGAAGGATCATTATTAATGAGTCCAAAGAATAACAATCTGGAGATAGTAAATAAAGTGGGACTGGATAGTTATGTGGCAGGGGTTGTAGAATCGGAAGTTGGCAGTAAAGGGAATCTTGAATTTTACAAGGCGCAAGCAATTATAGCAAGAACCTATGCCATTAAAAACTTAAATAAATTTATAAGTAATGGCTATAACCTAACCGATGATGTGAGGAGTCAGGTGTATTTTTCGAAAAGCTATTATGTTGAGAATAATTTAATATTGAAGGCCGTAGAAGAAACTAAAAGCAAGGTTATTGTAGATTTTAACAACAGACTTATTCTTCCTGTTTTTCATGCTAATAGCGGAGGTCAGACTTCTAACGCCAAAGAAGTATGGGTTACAGATTTGCCCTATCTGAAATCAAAAAGAGATCCGTATAGTACTACATCTCCTGGGGATAGCACTTTTTGGGAAGTTGAAATTCCAAAAGACAGGTTTCTTCTTTATTTCAATAAACGGGCTCCTGAATTTAAGAATAACAGCAAGTATTATAATGCTATACTTAGCTTTAAACAGGAGCAGAGAAAGTCTCATTTATCATATAGAAATGTAAAAATACCGCTAAAAGAAATCAGGTCACAGTTTAAACTGCGATCTACATTTTTCGATATTTCTGATAGGGGAGATAAAGTGTTAATTTCCGGAAAAGGTTATGGACATGGTGTAGGTTTATCGCAGATTGGCGCCATACATATGGCGGAAAGAGGCTATACTTACGATCAAATAATAAAGTTTTATTACCATAATGTAAAAGTGGTTGATTATAAAGAGGTTATATAAATTATGCTTACAAAAGTTTTTAATAATACACATCCTATAACAATTTTATTATTGTTTTTGTTTCTGGTATTGGTTTCCGCGAGTAGTTTTTATGGCTACTTTAATATAGAAAGTTTTCACAATGAATTTTTGGTTCAAAATCACTACCCAAACCTTGGGGATGTAATACCTGTTGTTCTTTCGCTTTTCTTTGTAGTTTCGTTGGGGGTGCTTGTAAATTACATAGTTCATGAGAATTCCATTACCGGTGACAACTCATTTGCTTTGTTGTTTTTTGTGTTGCTGATATCTTCTTTTCCCGGTATAGTAATTTTTAATCCAATATTAGCATCTACATTTTTTGTGGTGCTTGCTCTTAAGAACTTGCTTAGCCTCCACGTACATAAAAAAATGACGATAAAATTGTTTAATGCAGGTTTTCTTATCGGTATAGCTGCGGTTATTTATCCTTATTCTATTTTATATGGTATTTTGATATATTTGGGAATAATAATTTATGGAGCCGATAATTGGCGTCAGTGGTTTTTGCCTATTGTTGGAATACTTATTCCTTTTTATCTTTTGTTTACCGGGTATTTTTGGTTCGATAATTTGGGAGAATATTGGGATAGGTTTTTTATTCATTCTTTTCGCTATAGAGAAAATGATTTTTATGGTTCAAAGAACGTAATGATAGTTCTGGGAATTTATTTGTTGATTACAATCTTCGCAATTTTTGATTATAGCAGTAATATGCGGCTTCACAAACTCGATACGCGTAAAAGTTATGCTATGACATACCTGGGGCTTTTTATCGGTGTAATTATCGCAATGTTTGGCACTATCACAAATGGTCAGGAGCTGATAATCCTTTTTCTTCCAATATCCGCAATTTGGGCGAAGTTTATTCAACACAAGAAAAAACCCATATGGAGAAATGTTTTTATGGGGTTGATTATAATAATAATAATTGTCAGCTATATTACATCTTTTAATATTACATAACCGGGTTATTAATAGGTGAATATAAGAAAACTATAAAATTCTCTGATAAAAATATACATCACTGAGTTTTTTGTCACTTAGCCACCAATCTTTTTTGACACCTGTTTTTTTAAAGTTATTGCTCTCAAAAAAACTGATACTAGCTTTGTTATTACATTGAATATCGCAGTATAATTGATGTAGGTTTAGCGTTTTCTTACAGTATACAACTAAGAGGTCAAGAGCTTCTTTTCCATAACCAAGACTCTGGTGTTTATCATTTATAATTATACCAATCCCACTTCGTTTATGGATTGGATCAAAGTCAAATAAATCAATTAGTCCTACTGTTTCTCCGTTTTTTATATTTTCGATCACCAACCTTAGTTGTCCTGTTTTAGTAATATCCCGGTCGATATTTTCCAAATACTGATGCAACAGATATTTGGAGAATGGAATTTTTGTTTCTGAAATTTTCCAGTTATCAACATCATTTTCTACCATGTAAAGAAAGCTGAGGTCATCCGGCTCTAGAGCCCTTAATTTTATTTTGTCTCCAATCATTATCTAATGTTATATGAAGCCATCACCGGGTAGTGGTCAGAGAGAGCTTTATTATTTAAGGTCTTAAATCCTACTACTCTAAAGTTTGGATCGCCAAATACAAAATCAATTCTCAGTGGGAAATATTTAAAATCGAATGTTTTTCCAAATCCTTGTCCTCCAACTTCGAATGCATCAACTAAATCACCTCTTATCTCCCTGTATTCATAAGAGAATGCACTTGAATTAAAATCACCCATTACAATTACCGGATATGGGGAACTGTTTATATGTTCGCGTAATAAATCGGCTTGTTCACCATGTCGTCCGAACCCTTTATCTATCTTAGAGGCAATTGATCTCACATTGTTTCCAATATTATTTTTTGAGTCCGAAATGTCGAAGGCTTTATCAAGAGCCAAATCACTCTTGTCTAAGCTTAAGGTTTCAAGGTGAATACTGTAAACTCTAACATAGTCACCATTCACATCAATATCAATATAAACAGCACTATTTGAAGTGGAAGGAAACTTTACGTTTCCATTACTAATAATTTTATATTTTGAGAATATAGCCTGACCCCAGTATTTTTCCGTTCCCGGGTAATAAAAGTGGGTGTATTCATAATCTCCAATGTCGAAATTTTTCATCTGATGGTATTCCTGAAAAGCGACAATATCGGGACTTTCATTTTTTACTAAATCATATATTTCGTTTTCTATACCCGGCTCTTTAATCCAATTGAAAACATTGAACATTCTAACATTGAAGGTCATTACTTTCAGATCTTCACTTCCTACAAATTGGCTGTTAGACCATCTGAAGAAATTATCAATATGGTTAATACCTAAAATAAGTATCACTAATGAAAATATGAATCGGATGTTCAAATTCATAATCCACAACAGAACAAATACTATATTGATTATCATCAACACTGGCATAAGTAAACTTAGTGTAGCTATAAATGGAATTGTTCCCGGGTAAATTAGGGGAACAAAGTAACTCGCAATGAGTAAAAGCCCAAATACGATGTTAACGAAGTAAAACATTTTGCCAAAGAAGCCAAGCTTTTTCATCTGTTAATAGTTTGTTTTATTATTTCTTTCCTGCCTTAAACAGAAATTCTTTTTCATCGGCACTTAAACTTTCGTAGCCAGATTTTGATATTTTACCAAGAATATCATCGATCTTTTCTTCTTCTTCTCTTTTACTTAAATTGTAATCGTAATCATTTCGGGGTGTTTGGTTTTTATAGACTTTTTGAAATGGGTTCTTTTTTTTGTTGAATATATTATTGAATCGGTCAATAATATTATTTATCCATCGGCCTATATCTTTATTGTGCTGAAGTTGTTTCCCGTAAATAAACCCTATGAGAGCACCCCCAATATGCGACAGATGACCTCCCTCATTCCCATCACCCTGAAAATTTAAGAAGTCAAGAAATATGAAGAAAGCTGCAAGATGCCAAAGTTTTACGCGTCCAATCAGGAACAGTCGTATTGAATAGTTTGGCACATAGGTTGCTATTGCAATAAGTACGGCCATTACTCCGGCTGATGCACCTATAATTCTGTAATATGAAACCGGATTGTCAAATAAAGGGAATATGTTTATTGCAACAACAAAAAACAGACCACCTACAATAATACCTAAAATGTATAAACTCAATAATTGTTTCTGACTTAAGTATTGGAGAAAAATCTGCCCTGAGAGGTAGAGCAAAACCATATTAAAAAAGATATGACCAAATCCGCTATGAAAAATACTGTATGTTAGTATTGTCCATGGCTTTGTGATAAAATCTACACCATCAGCATGTAATGCAAACCACGACCATAAGAAGGTTTGATCGGTATTAAATAAACGTAGAAAAAAGTTTAGAATTAACATCAAAATAAATACACCAACATTCAGGTATATTAGCTTTATAAGCGATGTTCCTTTCGAAAACTCATATTTCAGTCTTTTTAAAACTTCATTCATTATCTTACAGTTTATTCTTTCTTTAAATATTCAGTTAATACATCGGATTTCCCATTCCCTTTTTTTGCCAGTATTTAATCAACAGGTATCCAAATAGCATTCCTCCCAAATGAGCAAAGTGTGCTACATTACTTCCACTGGAGTTGAAACCCTGGAAAAATTCAACAGCACCTAAAATTATTACTAACCACTTAGCCTTGATAGGGAATAAGAAGTATATATATATCATCATATTCGGGAAAATCATTCCAAAGGCCATTAATACTCCATAAACCGCCCCCGAGGCTCCAATGACAGGAGTGTTGAAAGCAAGCCAGTAATCACGTAAAACATCTTCTGTTACGGAACTTAAGACTGCAGGATTATATCTCATGGTTGTAACCAGATTCATTAAATCGGATTGACTCATACCTGCCTCCATAAGCTGGTTCTGTAACATCATTGCTTCTGTATAATGCACAGCCGTGTAGAGTAATCCGGCTCCCAGTCCGGTAACCATATAAAATACCAGAAATCTCTTTGCACCCCAAATATTTTCGAGCATATTACCAAACATCCAAAGCATAAACATATTCATAAATATGTGTCCCGGATTCGAGATACTGTGCATAAACATATGAGTAATAAACTGATGAGGGGCAAAGTTTGTACTTCCCGGTAAGAACAGTCCAAAAGCTTTTATCAGATCAATACCAAAATTGCGCAGTACAATTGTTCCTAAAAAGAACAGACCATTTATGATAATCAGATTCTTAATTACATCAGGTAATCTTTTAAATGTTGTAGGCTGAAAGTTGTATGACATTTTAATCTATTATTTTTTATAAAATTTTTAAATACACCTGATTATCTGTTAGTTGCTATTTCAATACCGGTCTGTTTTACTATGTGTAATTTACTAAAATATGATGAGATAATACTTACTAATATTTTCATTCTATCATATAAATCTCTTTTCAATATCTTCGAGAGAAATTATGCTAGTTATCATTTTTCCCGATGGACTATAGTTTGGATTTTCGCATGCGAACAATTTATTTACTATATCCGACATTTGATTTTGCTGTAGAGCAACGCCATATTTCACCGCTTTGGTTTTAGCAAACGACAGTGCCAGGAGGTGTAGTTTGTTTTCTATCACATCTGTTTCAGCAAATTCTAAATCGTTTAAGACTTTTTCAATCATGTTTTTCGAGTCGTTCTCAGAAAATTCGGCAGGGATGCCAATTATGGTAACTATATTAGTTGAAAAGCCTGTAAATGTAAAGCCTATTTTTTCCAGATCGGGTAGTACCTGTTGCAATAACGCCCATTGGGCTTCGTTCATTTCTATATCAATAGGAAACAGAAGTTGTTGACTTGCAAAATTATCATGCGTTATGTTGTTGTAAAACTGATCGTATAAGATTCGTTCATGTGCATTGTTCTGATCAATTGTCAGCATTCCTGATCGTACATGGCTCAGGATATACTTTTTGTGGAGCTGAAAGTGGATGTCACTTTTCTGTTCAAAAGAGCTGTCGTCATTTTCTAAACCGGATTGTTCAGTTTCCTCATCCCAGGTTATGTTTGAGGTGTCGATTGAATTTGTCGGACTAACTATAAAGGAGTCATCCGGCGACAGATTTTCTAATCCGCTGTATAAGGCATCCCATCCCGAAGTATCTGCTTTTTTGAATGATGCAGATCCTCCTCCGTAATTCTTTTGACCGGAATAACTGTTGTCTTCCTTAAAAGGATTGTATTCAGGGTTAACATCAATTGAAGGTTGTGAGAAATTATCGGAAGGCCTCATTAGTTCCTCATCTAGGTTGCCGTCTACCGAAAAATCAAGCGAAGGTGAAATGTTGTATTGGCCTAAAGAATGTTTTATGGTAGAACGTAAAATAGCATAAATACTTCTTTCATCCTCAAATTTTATTTCAGTTTTTGTCGGATGGATATTAATATCGATCGACTTTGGATCAATATCCAGATAAATAAAATATGACGGATAGCTGTCAGGAGGTAAAAGACTTTCAAAAGCAGCACTAACTGCATGATTCAGATAAGTACTCTTGATAAAGCGGTTGTTTACAAAAAAATATTGTTCACCTCTTCTTCGTTTAGAGAATTCCGGTTTACCTACATAACCTCTTAATGATACAATCTCTGTATCTTCTTCGATAGGGAAGAATTTATCGTTGGTTTTTGATCCGAATATTGAATCAATCCTTTTTTTGAGTTTAGCGGCTTCAAGACTGTAAACAGTATTACCATTGTGTGTCAGCGAGAATTTTATGTCGGGATGAGCAAGTGATATTCTTAAAAATTCATCAACTATATGTTTTGTCTCTGCTTTCTCCGATTTTAGAAAGTTTCGACGGGCAGGAATGTTAAAAAATAGATTTTTAACCGAAATATTAGTCCCTTCCGGTGAAGAACATACATCTTGCGATTTTACTTTTGAACCTTCAATTTTTATACATGTTGCTAAATCATCACCCTCTTTTCTTGTTTTTAATTCTACCTGACTAATAGCAGCAATCGAAGCCAACGCTTCTCCTCTGAAACCTTTTGTACTGAGGTTAAAAAGATCTTCGGCCGATGAAATTTTTGAAGTTGCATGTCGTTCAAAACTCATTCGGGCGTCTGTGGCACTCATACCTTTGCCATTATCTATAACCTGGATTAGAGTTTTCCCTGAATCTTTAATTATTAGCTTTAATTCAGTGGCGCCGGCATCTATTGAATTTTCAAGTAGTTCTTTTACAGCCGAAGCAGGTCGTTGAACTACCTCACCGGCCGCAATTTGGTTAGCCACACTATCGGGTAACAGTTTTATTATATCTGCCATGTATATTATTCAGGAGCTTTATTTATACAAAAAATACCATGCTAAGAACAATAGCCCGGCTATTATTAATAACAATCTAATGTTGGAACTTCCGGTCTTTCTTTTAGAGCTTTTTTTAAAACTTCCACGGATTCTTTCCTTGGTAGCCTCCGGACTGTTCTCGCCTTTGTATTTTGCTTTTATTCTTTCCAGACGCTCCTTGCGTTCATCGTAGTAGCGAGGTTGGAAATCAAAACGCTTATAACTATTTAACTTTATGAATGAAGGTAATTTCATCTGTTAATAATTTGTTTTATTCGGTCACCTGCCTGACTGCGTCTTGCAGGCAGGGATGGTACATTCATGTATTATCATTTCCCTGAGTGAGGAAAAATTTACTCATACTCGTTCATCTGTAAATAAATTTCAGCCATGTACTTATTTCATGGACTGTCTTTCTTAGATTATAATCACTGTATTGTGAAAAGTTGTACTTATGAGTATTCAATAATACAACGATGCAAATTTAAGTAAATTATAATTGACAATATTATTTTGACAGCTTAGTATTTTTATAATAAATAACAGGTGCTAAAAAGTGAAGTTTGATGCTGATTTTGTATTAGACTTCTTCAGAATCACTCTTAACTTCCAGATATTTATTCAAAGCTACCCCGGGTTTTTTGTTTTTATCAAAGTAGAAATCTATTCTCCCTATATTGATGCCTGCAAAACCTGCCTGACTCACTATTGTATCTTCTCCGGCTTTGTTTTTAATTACATCGGGTTCCTTCATAAATGTGTGTGTATGACCCCCAACAATCAAATCAATATTATTGGTGTTTTCTGCCACAACCACATCCGAAACTTTATCACCTCTGTATTTATATCCCAAATGCGAAAGCATTATTACCAAATCGCATTTTTCTTCTTCTTTAAGAATCCTTGCATAATTATTGGCCGATTCTATCGGGTCGAGATACTTTATTGCGTTATAATTTTTAGGATCAACCAAGCCCTCCAGCTCTATCCCTATACCAAATACCCCAACTTTTATACCCGAGAACATGAATGTTTTATACGCTTCTAATTTTCCTTCTAAAACTGTGTTTGTAAAATCATAGTTGCAGTTTACAAAAGGGAAATTAGCATGCTTTAGGTGTTTGGCAAATCCATCTATCCCATTGTCGAGATCGTGATTCCCAATTGTAGCCACATCGTATTTCAGCATGCTCATCAGCTTAAAATTAAGCTCTCCACCATAATAGTTAAAATAAGGTGTTCCCTGAAAAATATCTCCGGCATCTACAAGAAGAACATTTTCATCAGTATTCCTGATGTCCTCAACAATTTTAGCTCTTTTAGCCATTCCTCCCATACCCGGATACTTAGGGTGATCATCGGGGAAAGGTTCAAACCTCGAGTGAGTATCATTTGTATGTAGTATCGTAATTTTAACAGGGTCATTCGACATACAGGAACTCAATGTAGAAACTCCCGATGCTAAAAAAGCACTCCCGGCTCCGGCAACTTTTATAAATTTTCTTCTATTCTGCATATGTAAATCTTCCGTCTAATTCAACATTTACCGTATCGGTTTTTTCAAAATAATCGATCATAGCATCTCTCATTTTATAGTCCAGTGTATCAATAGATAGTGGATCACTAAAAAAGTACATTCTGTCGCCACCATGCTGAAGGTAGTCGGTCGTAACTATTTTATACTGTTTTGTTTTGTCGTAATCTTTACCGCCTATTGAAACGTCGGTGGCCATATTGTCTTTTATCTTTAACCTGATGTTCGACATGGGGTGACCTTTACTGTTAGCCATATAGTTTAGCAGTTCAGTCATTTTGACACTATCTAAAGTTACTACAATAAGAGTGTTTTCGAATGGCATAATTTCGAACATATGCCTGAGGGTAATATCTCCTTTTGCTATTGGAGTCCTAATACCCCCTCTATTGAAAACAGCAAAATCTATTTGCTTCCCGAAATTATTTTTGTAACGCTCACTGGCCTGTTCATATACCAGATCGGAGATCAAATTACCTAAAGTACTTTCAAGCTTTCCGGTACCTCTTGAAGTTAGCAGATCTTCTTTCGAATAAGAGATAACCTTGTTTAACTCTACTTCCAGAGTATCGTGGTATGGCTTTATGAAATTCTCAATTTTTTTTACTCCTTCCAAACTATCGCTCACTTCAATGTAGCTGAAATCTGAACGACTCTTAGAGGGTTTATCGCTATTGCATGATGCTATTAGGAAGATTGTCAATATGCCCAATAGATAAAGCGCTTTTTTATACGACATCGGAACTTTTTTTGTTAAAAAATCTTTTCGAGTAAAATAAAAATGTATAACCTTGCATGTATGAGTAACAGCTTTGGAAATAACAGGACAAAAATAGCGCAATTTTTTTATAATAAGATTCAAAAAAAGGCTAAAGAGACTAAGGTAGATGATTTTGCATTCGTTAATGTGAAGTCAATAGGGATTATATTTGACGAAAATAGTGAAGGTATTAACGAATTTATTCAGGATATTTCTCAGGAATTTAAAAGTAAGTCGGGCGTAATATCAATTTTTGAACTCGCTTATAATGTTAGCGAAGCGAAGAAACCCGAGCCCAACGGAATTCCAACTGTATATTTCACAGATGAGGATGTTAATAGATATGGGAAGCCAAAATTTAAGGATGTGATCAATTTTATTGAAACTCCTTTCGACCTATTGATAAATCTTGCAGAAAACGGGCATTGGCCAATCAGGTTTAGTGCAGTTATGTCTAAAGCGAAGTTCAAAGTTGGCCGATACG
It encodes:
- a CDS encoding metallophosphatase; protein product: MQNRRKFIKVAGAGSAFLASGVSTLSSCMSNDPVKITILHTNDTHSRFEPFPDDHPKYPGMGGMAKRAKIVEDIRNTDENVLLVDAGDIFQGTPYFNYYGGELNFKLMSMLKYDVATIGNHDLDNGIDGFAKHLKHANFPFVNCNYDFTNTVLEGKLEAYKTFMFSGIKVGVFGIGIELEGLVDPKNYNAIKYLDPIESANNYARILKEEEKCDLVIMLSHLGYKYRGDKVSDVVVAENTNNIDLIVGGHTHTFMKEPDVIKNKAGEDTIVSQAGFAGINIGRIDFYFDKNKKPGVALNKYLEVKSDSEEV
- a CDS encoding 5'-nucleotidase C-terminal domain-containing protein; amino-acid sequence: MSYKKALYLLGILTIFLIASCNSDKPSKSRSDFSYIEVSDSLEGVKKIENFIKPYHDTLEVELNKVISYSKEDLLTSRGTGKLESTLGNLISDLVYEQASERYKNNFGKQIDFAVFNRGGIRTPIAKGDITLRHMFEIMPFENTLIVVTLDSVKMTELLNYMANSKGHPMSNIRLKIKDNMATDVSIGGKDYDKTKQYKIVTTDYLQHGGDRMYFFSDPLSIDTLDYKMRDAMIDYFEKTDTVNVELDGRFTYAE
- the mutL gene encoding DNA mismatch repair endonuclease MutL; translation: MADIIKLLPDSVANQIAAGEVVQRPASAVKELLENSIDAGATELKLIIKDSGKTLIQVIDNGKGMSATDARMSFERHATSKISSAEDLFNLSTKGFRGEALASIAAISQVELKTRKEGDDLATCIKIEGSKVKSQDVCSSPEGTNISVKNLFFNIPARRNFLKSEKAETKHIVDEFLRISLAHPDIKFSLTHNGNTVYSLEAAKLKKRIDSIFGSKTNDKFFPIEEDTEIVSLRGYVGKPEFSKRRRGEQYFFVNNRFIKSTYLNHAVSAAFESLLPPDSYPSYFIYLDIDPKSIDINIHPTKTEIKFEDERSIYAILRSTIKHSLGQYNISPSLDFSVDGNLDEELMRPSDNFSQPSIDVNPEYNPFKEDNSYSGQKNYGGGSASFKKADTSGWDALYSGLENLSPDDSFIVSPTNSIDTSNITWDEETEQSGLENDDSSFEQKSDIHFQLHKKYILSHVRSGMLTIDQNNAHERILYDQFYNNITHDNFASQQLLFPIDIEMNEAQWALLQQVLPDLEKIGFTFTGFSTNIVTIIGIPAEFSENDSKNMIEKVLNDLEFAETDVIENKLHLLALSFAKTKAVKYGVALQQNQMSDIVNKLFACENPNYSPSGKMITSIISLEDIEKRFI